The DNA window TATAGAGGGTCTAAATCTTCTTGATGGAAGGACATCATGTCCTTAGTAAGAAATTAGAATGTCGTGCTGTTTAACAGGAACTGCCAGTTCAAAGTGGGCAATGGTGATTCTACACTGTCCTGGCATGTAGTTTGGTTTAAAAACTACAATTTGAAAATCTGGTTTCCTAATTTAAACAACTTGAGCAATTTGAAGATGGAATTTATTGGGAACATGGGACAATAGAAAAATCTGAAGTGGAATTGGGgtaattttggtattttttatttaGCGAATCAGTCCGCGGCTAGCAGGTTACATGAGCTGTTGGAGCTGTTGGTTCAGGCTTTGCCGAACACGAGTGTATCAGACAATATTTCCTGGATACCAAACCCGAATACCGTTATTCTGCAAGAGACGATTACATTTTAATGTCAACCTACCCCAATTCTTCGAGCCTGATTTTAGAACTGACAAATTATTCGGGCTAGTATGGAGAATCCTCGTCTCGTATAGAATTGAAGCTTTTAGTTAGAGGGTTTTGTCGAATATATTACCATCGACGGTGCAACTCGGTCGCAAAGGTATTCTTTCTAATCCTAGTgatataattttcattttttgtaatGATGTGGAGGAATCCCTTTTTCATCTTGTGCTGGGTTATGAGTTCGCTTGGAAGTTTGGTGGGATATTTCCATGTGGATTGGAATTGAAGGCAGCCCCGAAAACAATATTAGCAGTAGCTTTTTGTTCTGGTTTGACTTATTTAAGAAGAAAAAAGTGAAGAAGGGTAGAGAAGGAGTTATTTGGACGGCGGTTTGTTGGAGTTTGTGGACTATAAGGAATGGAGTTTTATTAAAACACGATAAAGGAACCGTTTCCGATGTAGTTTGGAATATCAAAGCTTTGGCTTGAAGGTGGTCTTTCTTAGGGGATATTGTTATCACAAAATGTAACTTTTTATGAATTTTCAAATATCCTTTGTATTATTTAGCCTAAGTTTTATTTGAGTATCAATTTCTCTTTCTCCCGAGTTTTTCCCTCTCGATTTTTGTAATTGGGttagagtacccctagtactcattAATAtaacttgcttaaaaaaaaaactacccCATGTTTTCTGCCAAAACCGTATAAATCTTTATCTATTTGTTTAGAATTATGTGGCGTAtctattcttgttgttattatttattaCACATATTCATCTTAATACTCCCTGCGTCAATAGGTGtcctttttaataaatatttattaaaatttaaacccCATCAGTCCATTTACCATGTTTTTTTAGACAATCTAAAAAATATTctcttattttaatattaatttttaattacaaaAATTACTAAAGAATAGAAATGAACTTTGTAAAGAGGGTTTTTTCATCcctacttttcttcttcttcttttttcatcCCTACTTTTCTTCTTCTACTTTTTTCATCCCTTTGACAAGTTAAACATTTTTTCTTGGTTGAAATCTCAGTCGAGAaaaaaataatgcaatttttATGACACGCTTCTTTACCTCACCTAATAAACCGATGTTAAAACCATTTTCCAACCAAGAGGAAATGATTTCTTCTTAGTGGTGATGTGGTGTTTCGTAAGTGGTAAATGCGGTTTTTATAAGGGAAGAGAAAAGTGAAGACACATGACAAGATAAAACTCTGTTTCTTAAATAAGAGTAAAACATTTTACAATGATTGAAAAATTCAACCATGGTGAAatcttatttatttgtttgttttaatttgagcaagtttcacaatttaaaattaaaaaaaccattattttaaacaattttaaaaaaaacggaAGACAATgctttgataataaataaatcacaTTTATTGATGTTGCGATTCGAACTCCATGTCTAGAATTTTTTTCTACGGTTGAAAATTCAACTTGTTGAAATAtgaattgtttttaatttataaataaaaaagaaagatgtCAAATTTTAAAGATTTCACAATGGTCaattatataattcaaatatATAACTATGGTGAAAACTCCGTCATAGAAtgtgttatttgttgtagtgctCCATACTCAATGAACCTGCAACGCTAATTGATTATGACCTAATCAATTAAAATGATTCTTAATCAATCACAAGAAAATTTGCTCTATAATCGATTAGACAAATGTCCTAACCGACTAAGTACTCTTCTTAATCCATTTGTTTCAGGCCAAAacatttttatgaacattttaaaaatagatgaagttttttttttttaaaataaagttagtGTGTAcattattttaatacttttagaAATACTCATACTTAGtacaaactaatgatttaaacATATAATAACAACTAAGACACCGGTTCAATTCCTTCGATTTTTCatataatttgattttctttCTGCCAAATATCAAAACCTTTGTCTTtaactttttaattttcttttatcttCATGATGTTTACGATAGTTGcacattattctctttgtcatcatcaaaacgaCAATTATCtgcaataaaaatatgttttctttttcATCCTAAAGTCTTAAAGTATATTACATCAATATATACTTGTttaatatctataatataagaaaattaatggttgtggaaaagtaaaaaaatacccttatttcattttttgccaccatattaaaattgtggttatttCGTTTTTGcacaataaagttcttaatttattattaaaataatagaaccttcatattttatcaaacttaacaaatctctctccattctctattttttctctttaatcactttctcacttctatCTTCCACAAAAAAAAgactattattgatatatatatatatattttttatatactaaaaatggtatttatgatcggaatatttttttagtcaaaaatctataatataagaaaattaatagttgtgaaaaagtaaaaaatacccttatttgattttttgccaccacattaaaattgtggttatttggtctttgcacaataaatttcttaattttattattaaaataataaaacccTCATATTTATCAAACTTACCAAATCTCTCTCCAttctttattttttctctttcatcactttctcattttttcttccacaaaaaaatatttacgattgaaatattttttagtaaataATGGTATAcaagaaaaatttattcaaaaaatttattattaatctaaatatttttatatacgaaaatttaatattgatccaaatatttttataaatgatacctaattaaaaataatatttgtatacggaaaaaatatattattttcgaaaaatggtatttatgatcgaaatattttttattaaaaaatggtatacgggaaaaaaatactattgatctaaatatttttatatacgaaatttactattgatccaaatatttttgaaaatgatacctaaacaaaaatgaagtctgtatacgggtaaaaaatctattattgatctaaatatttttatatgctgAAAATGTTATTTacgatctaaatattttttattcaaaaatggcataggccaaaaaatctcttattgatctaaatatttttgtaaatgatacctaaacaaaaataatatttgtatacggaaaaaatctattatttacaaaaaatgatatttattattcaaaaaagtatacaggaaaaaatctactattgatttaaatatttttatatacgaagtttactatttttttggaagaataagaaattatatatatttccaaaaactgtctataatataagaaaattaatggttgtggaaaagtcaaaagtacccctatttgattttttgccaccacattaaaattgtggttagtTGGTCTTTACAcaataaaattcttaattttattgttaaaataatagaaccctcatattttatcaaacttaccaAATCTCTCACCATTCTCtaattttttctctttcatcactttctcacttctttctttcacaaaaaaaatctattattgatatatatatttttatttacgaaaaatggtatttatgatcgaaatattttttactcaaaaatggtatacgagaaaaatttattcaaaaaatctattattgatataaatatttttatatacgaaaatttaatattgatccaaatatttttgtaaatgatacctaaataaaaataatatttgtatatggaaaaaatatattatctatgaaaaatggtatttatgatccaaataatttttattcaaaaatggtatacgggaaaaaatatactattgatctaaatagttttatatacaaaatttactattgatccaaatatttttgtaagtgatacctaaacaaaaatgaagtctgtatacagggaaaaaatttattattgatctaaatatttttatatacgagaaatgatatttatgatcaaatatttttgtttcaaaaatggtatacgggaaaaaattattactgatataaatatttttatatacgaaaatttaatattgatccaaatatttttgttaatgatacctaaacaaaaataatatttgtatacgaaaaaaaatctattgcttacgaaaaatggtatttatgatccaaatattttttattcaaaaatggtatatggaaaaaaatctattattgatctaaatacttttatatacgaaatttactattgttccaaatattttttttgtaaaagatacctaaataaaaataaaaatgaagtatgtatacggaatttttttaattattgatctaaatatttttacttatgagaaatgatgtttatgatcaaatatttttgatccaaaaatggtatacgggaaaaaatctattattgatctaaatatttttatatacgaaataatcaattatttatctaaatatttttttaatattttatttaaaataaatgatatattcAAATGCGTGTAACCGAACAGAATCTGTGCTTATGCAccggtttgttactagtttatattattattaaaccaGATCTGTAATTTGATTCGACCGGACCTACATGCACGCTCAGAGTACCAACCCTAGCAATTATATGACGAGATTGGTACCACTGTTAGTTATATTATTTTGGTCCTTCTTTGTTGTATATTGATTTGTTTTATTTGTCACTCTCTTCAATGTTTCAAGCACAAAACAAATCACTGATTGCTCAGTTGAATAGTGAATTATAAGTTAGAGAGTAAAAGCTATTCATGCCAAATTAAGGATCGCTATCTTACCTTTCTTtatcaaaatttattttgatatatCTTCTATTGTGGTTAATTTACTGTAATTATCCATTAGgtatttcattaacaaaatttatacaacaatagttaatgtcattaattattattaatactttggatcttcctcaattttattcaaaacaaaatagTGCAGTTTGAGAaagtaataataaatttttacaaTAATGGAGAAAGAAGTAACAAAATTCATAAATTTTCTTATTAAAATGATGTAAGACTTATAAATCTTACAACTATTCTTGGCTAGAAATTTTCCATTATTGCCAAAATTGACatacaaatcaacccaacaaaaaGTGCTAAACTTGCACCAAGTTGTAGCCTAAAACTTCTTAGCATTTTTGAGTTCAAGAAATCAGCAGCAATAAGATCAACAAGTGCCATGTTAATAAGAACCCCTGCAGATGCTGATAGAAGAAACCCTTCAATTATTAATGCCTTTGGACTATTTGCATTGTAGATATCTGATATTCCAATGCCAATTCCAATTCCAATTGGAAAAATTAGACAAAAGAATAGTACCATGATTGCAACCTTAGAATATTTGAATTGTGCCTGATAAAATAGAACCACATAAAATAGAACCACATAAAATATTCGTCACagttaaaacataattaagtAGAACTTTAATTTATCATGTTATGATTAAACTACGATTAATCTATACAGTGTTTTGTATAATAAAAGACGGCATGGATACCTGAGAAATGCAGCCACCAAGTCCTATTCCTTCAAAGCATTGATGAATTGTTAATACAGCCACTAAAGGTTTGATTGTTTTAGCACTTCTTGACACACCAAGAGATATCCCTAAAATGACTGAATGCAACACAATACCTAGCTCCAAAATCTGCATAAGTTTTATCATATGATTAACCAAAAATAAACTCAAATTTAATGCAAAAAATCATGCAAGAATTGAAAAAAATTGTTTGTATATGAAAAAATCAATGCGATCGTTTGACGcgtaataataaataatagataATAGAATTTATGAGTTACCTGAGAAACTATGATATACCGAAGACGATTTGTTGAATCTAATTTATCGGATGCAAGTTCGAAGTTATGAACATGATTACTATTATCATTAGCTTCATGAATTTCAACATCCTCAGCCAATGGTTGAGGTTTTTTCATTTCAGATCTCTTTTTGTATCCAATAATCAAAGCTTCCATAATTAATGTTCCAATGGCTGTCACCATTGTAACAAAACTCGAGAAAGGAAACAGTTTCCACGGCTTTTCGCCTATACAAGGACTCGATAAGGCCTCGAAAGCATCGGGAAGTATGTGTATGAACCCGGTCGCTAAAATCACTCCAGCTGCAAATGCTTTAatcaagaaataaaaatcattctccggatttaaatatgaaattctttttgcaAAGATTGGAATACACACACCAATTAAGCTAGAAACCGAAACTGTTGCCATAGCAATTATTTTGTATTTCAATGCCTCAGATACTTTATGAttagaatcttgttcttcatTTTCACAGCTACATTCTGAACAAACTAagctttgttgaagaagaaaaattatacaAATGGTTATAAATTTGCTTGTTGCAAACTTGATCATTGTATCTAAAGCTTTGAAAATAAAGAGAATATGAGAAGAATGTTTTTGTGGCTGAAAATGATTTTGTTGAGATAAAATTTCAAGTGCTTGAAAGAGAGCATATAGAAAACAAAAGCAACAGATAATAGCAAAatagttttttgtttgttttatttaaaaaaatatagtttatatagcTAATAGATAGTTGATATGTACAATGAAATTAGTTTATGCTAGATAACACCTAAGGAGAATATTAAAGTGGTTGTATTTGTCACCTTTGGAATCTTTgcaaagaataataaattttatattgtgTCTTTATCAACATTGCATTTTTggatattttattttggtttgtgttttaattatagattttttttctattttcattttaagTTTTAGTACATGAAAACGATATTTTGTTAAATAAAACTACGAAAAGTTGCACGAGTTTGTCATAAATGTTAAtgctaattaataaaaatattaatatattttattaattgaaaaaaatgtaatattaatttaaatgatataattaaaattaaataatttatgtatCATAACAAAAAAAATCAGATACCAAAAGAGATAactttttcattttgttttgaacACGTGCATCAAATTATTAGAATATATTTTGTAAATTTAAGTGAATTTTGACTTTGTTGAAGCACATATATTTGTCtaaatattcttttaaaataattCCGTGACAAATATTTGTATTAGAGAAGTTTGCAAAAGTGTCAATGAGTCAAACGTTTATAGTTATAAGAAATTTTGTCACCACATATTCACTCAAAATCATAATACACTGGTGTATAAGTCACCTCTCTTATAAACTcaacattttatttattcttaGTCTATGCGAGTCTTTATCACAAGTTTCACACTTAAAATCCAACAATCTCCCTCACAAGTGAGTCACCAACATCACTAGTCTTGATCCACACTAGAATTCACTTTCACTCCCCTACCGAGTTAACCAGACTCTGATACTAATTGATAGAACAAAAACGCGAATACTAGTCAGAGTAGAGAGAAACACGTAAAACCTTTATTCACACAGTTCGACCAAATTATTTATGTCTTCGAATATAAAGTAGCTATAGTTCACTTTATTTGtcttgtgaattgcatatataGATTACAGTGTTACAAGTTATATATATAATACTATCTAAAACCTTAATTCCTAATTCCCTTAAGAAACAATTATCTCTACCAATAATTATTTCAATAACATGAATTATTCTCTCAACAATCTATAGTTATCTCAACAACCGataattatctcaacaatatAAATTATACTCTTAATAATTCATAATTATCTCAATAATTCATTATTTCAACAATATGAACATAGtcaataatttgtttaattttttatatat is part of the Vicia villosa cultivar HV-30 ecotype Madison, WI linkage group LG2, Vvil1.0, whole genome shotgun sequence genome and encodes:
- the LOC131647263 gene encoding probable zinc transporter 12; protein product: MIKFATSKFITICIIFLLQQSLVCSECSCENEEQDSNHKVSEALKYKIIAMATVSVSSLIGVCIPIFAKRISYLNPENDFYFLIKAFAAGVILATGFIHILPDAFEALSSPCIGEKPWKLFPFSSFVTMVTAIGTLIMEALIIGYKKRSEMKKPQPLAEDVEIHEANDNSNHVHNFELASDKLDSTNRLRYIIVSQILELGIVLHSVILGISLGVSRSAKTIKPLVAVLTIHQCFEGIGLGGCISQAQFKYSKVAIMVLFFCLIFPIGIGIGIGISDIYNANSPKALIIEGFLLSASAGVLINMALVDLIAADFLNSKMLRSFRLQLGASLALFVGLICMSILAIMENF